A region from the Sphingomonas brevis genome encodes:
- the map gene encoding type I methionyl aminopeptidase translates to MTEYIQVGPEDRAEPRSHVIKLHGPEGFDGMRRAGRLAAEILDALVPQVVPGVTTGEIDAIVQRMTLEAGGIPATLGYRGYTKSCCTSINHVVCHGIPGDKVLKDGDIVNIDVTPILDGWHGDTSRMFLVGDVPIKAKKLVDVTYECLMLGLEQAKPGNRLGDVANAIQVHAEKHRYGVVRDFCGHGLGRLFHDSPEVIHAGRPNTGPELKPGMFFTVEPMINIGRPDVKLLDDGWTAVTRDRSLSAQFEHSIGITETGCEIFTKSPKGLDRPPYA, encoded by the coding sequence ATGACGGAATACATCCAAGTCGGCCCCGAAGATCGCGCCGAACCGCGCAGCCATGTAATCAAGCTGCACGGGCCCGAGGGGTTCGACGGCATGCGTCGCGCCGGCCGCCTGGCCGCCGAGATCCTCGACGCGCTGGTGCCGCAGGTTGTTCCGGGCGTGACGACCGGAGAAATCGACGCAATCGTTCAGCGGATGACCCTGGAAGCCGGCGGCATACCCGCGACGCTTGGCTATCGTGGCTATACCAAGAGTTGCTGCACCTCGATCAACCATGTCGTATGTCATGGCATTCCAGGCGATAAGGTTTTGAAGGACGGGGACATCGTCAACATCGACGTGACGCCGATTCTCGACGGCTGGCATGGCGATACCAGCCGCATGTTCCTGGTCGGCGATGTGCCGATCAAGGCGAAAAAGCTGGTTGATGTCACCTACGAATGCCTGATGCTGGGACTTGAGCAGGCCAAGCCCGGCAACCGGCTTGGTGACGTTGCTAACGCCATCCAGGTCCATGCCGAAAAGCACCGCTACGGCGTGGTCCGTGATTTCTGCGGGCATGGACTGGGCCGGCTGTTCCATGACAGCCCGGAAGTGATCCACGCCGGCCGGCCCAACACCGGCCCGGAACTCAAGCCCGGGATGTTCTTCACGGTCGAGCCAATGATCAATATCGGCCGTCCGGACGTTAAGCTTCTCGACGACGGCTGGACCGCGGTGACTCGCGACCGCTCCCTATCGGCTCAGTTCGAACATTCGATCGGGATCACCGAAACCGGGTGCGAGATTTTCACGAAGAGCCCGAAAGGGCTGGATCGTCCGCCCTACGCCTGA